A genomic segment from Terriglobia bacterium encodes:
- a CDS encoding tetratricopeptide repeat protein, whose translation MLGFRNLPGRPEDNWLSSAFCEMLNTELAAGGELRMVPGEDVARVQSDLPLSIEDSLSKSTWQKLRINPGADVVVVGSYTMIPADPKRRIRLDVRVQDTARGQTIAEESVSGDENDLFNLVADLGGKLRRSLGEAAPSEGIEIATRAALPSNEKAARLYAEGRARLWAYDYFAARDLLNKAIAADPDFPLAHAALSDVWWHIGYDAKARVEARRALELSNHLSQEQQLLVEGQYQRTIEEWPEAVETYRSLFRLFPDNLDYGLLFASAQMHLSAADSLQTLAALRHLPPPLGDDARIDMTEASAWINRDFTKARAAANLAIEKATAQGSPVIVSRTYGILCQQEPAVGASTEAIEICRSALKGSLAAKDPNGEAMMRTDLAALYFAQGNLAESAQMFQQAVKKFRQVGNRDGVATALSDFADNRISQGDLMEAKKLLEESIPEYQAVDDKEGVVLNLDSLGDIWRQNGELDKAEAAYQQAEVIARKIEDKDATAYVLSGMGDLALDRGDLTLARKRYEEALALRTQAGENRMQPKVASRWLNSPLRKVRLRTPKQRCARAENNFMRIDKLTTNLMPQPCSSTRYLLKARKAKLKGK comes from the coding sequence GTGCTTGGCTTCCGCAATTTGCCCGGCCGTCCAGAGGACAACTGGCTCTCCTCGGCCTTCTGCGAAATGCTGAATACAGAACTGGCCGCAGGCGGAGAACTCCGCATGGTCCCGGGAGAGGATGTGGCGCGGGTCCAAAGTGATCTGCCGCTCAGTATCGAAGATTCACTTAGCAAATCCACTTGGCAGAAGTTGCGGATCAATCCGGGCGCCGATGTGGTCGTGGTCGGTTCCTACACGATGATTCCGGCCGACCCCAAGCGGAGGATTCGTCTTGACGTTCGCGTTCAAGACACCGCTCGCGGGCAAACTATCGCGGAGGAATCCGTATCGGGTGACGAAAACGACCTCTTCAACCTGGTTGCTGATTTGGGTGGCAAACTACGGCGAAGTCTCGGTGAAGCTGCACCGTCCGAGGGAATCGAAATTGCCACGAGGGCAGCTCTTCCATCCAACGAAAAGGCAGCCCGCCTCTATGCCGAAGGTCGAGCAAGATTATGGGCATACGATTACTTTGCGGCACGCGATTTACTTAATAAAGCAATCGCTGCGGACCCGGATTTCCCGCTTGCCCACGCCGCTCTATCCGATGTGTGGTGGCACATCGGCTATGATGCCAAAGCTCGTGTGGAGGCTCGACGGGCGCTGGAACTCTCGAATCATCTGTCACAAGAACAGCAGCTTCTGGTCGAAGGACAATATCAGAGGACCATCGAAGAATGGCCAGAAGCTGTTGAGACGTATCGCTCTCTGTTCCGGCTTTTCCCAGACAATCTGGATTATGGTCTCTTATTCGCCTCGGCTCAGATGCATCTCAGTGCGGCGGACTCGCTGCAGACGTTAGCAGCTTTGCGACACCTTCCACCGCCCCTGGGCGACGATGCGCGAATTGATATGACAGAGGCTTCCGCATGGATCAATAGAGACTTTACAAAGGCCCGTGCCGCAGCGAATCTGGCCATCGAAAAGGCGACCGCACAAGGATCGCCGGTGATTGTCAGTCGGACGTACGGCATTCTCTGTCAGCAGGAGCCCGCTGTAGGTGCATCCACCGAAGCGATCGAAATCTGTCGAAGTGCCCTTAAAGGCTCGCTTGCAGCCAAGGATCCCAATGGCGAAGCCATGATGCGCACCGATCTGGCGGCCCTCTATTTTGCGCAGGGCAATCTCGCAGAATCTGCACAAATGTTTCAGCAAGCGGTGAAGAAATTCCGCCAGGTTGGCAATAGGGACGGCGTTGCAACCGCCCTCAGTGATTTCGCTGATAATCGGATTTCCCAAGGCGATCTGATGGAAGCGAAAAAACTGTTGGAGGAGTCCATTCCGGAATATCAAGCTGTCGATGACAAGGAAGGTGTGGTACTTAACCTTGACAGCCTGGGAGACATCTGGCGACAAAATGGCGAACTCGACAAAGCGGAGGCAGCGTACCAGCAAGCGGAAGTTATTGCGCGGAAAATCGAAGATAAGGATGCAACCGCATATGTGCTAAGCGGAATGGGGGATCTCGCTTTGGATCGGGGTGATCTTACGTTGGCACGGAAGCGATACGAAGAAGCACTCGCGCTCAGGACTCAAGCGGGAGAAAACAGAATGCAGCCGAAAGTCGCGTCTCGCTGGCTAAACTCGCCATTGAGGAAGGTCAGGCTCAGAACGCCGAAGCAGCGGTGCGCGCGTGCAGAGAACAATTTCATGAGGATCGACAAGCTGACGACGAACTTAATGCCACAACCGTGCTCGTCGACGCGTTACTTGCTCAAGGCAAGGAAGGCGAAGCTCAAAGGGAAATAG
- a CDS encoding formate dehydrogenase subunit gamma — protein sequence MATRAQNLNRKPDHLINRIGVTVVYQGELLRHRAYTRFLHWGYGIFFFLALLSGFGIYMPWIFRWFTPLFGGGAMTRLLHPWFGLGFVFFFGLQALNWASAMKWGAGDTHWIRQLSAYITHRDAVEPPDVGFFNAGQKVQFWEIVGGSIAYLVTGIIMWFPEIFGRILVAISYVIHDISALIMLAGIFVHIYLSTFGEPGTIQAMTRGTVSEPWAWTHHPAWYKDVTGREPKEALEEARRQIESQR from the coding sequence GTGGCGACACGAGCGCAGAACCTCAATCGCAAGCCGGACCACTTAATCAACCGCATTGGCGTGACTGTTGTCTACCAGGGCGAGCTGCTGCGCCATCGCGCCTACACTCGCTTCCTGCATTGGGGTTATGGGATTTTCTTCTTCCTGGCGTTGTTGTCGGGATTTGGCATTTACATGCCGTGGATATTCCGATGGTTCACCCCGCTGTTTGGCGGAGGTGCCATGACCCGCCTGTTGCATCCCTGGTTTGGACTGGGCTTTGTCTTCTTTTTTGGCCTTCAGGCACTCAACTGGGCTTCGGCAATGAAGTGGGGCGCGGGCGACACTCACTGGATACGACAACTAAGTGCCTATATAACTCATCGCGACGCCGTCGAGCCACCTGACGTGGGTTTCTTCAACGCCGGACAAAAGGTTCAGTTCTGGGAGATTGTCGGCGGGTCCATAGCCTATCTGGTCACTGGGATAATCATGTGGTTCCCCGAGATCTTCGGCCGTATCTTAGTCGCGATCAGTTATGTGATTCATGACATCTCTGCCCTGATCATGCTTGCAGGCATATTTGTCCATATCTATCTAAGCACTTTCGGCGAGCCGGGCACGATTCAGGCGATGACCCGCGGCACGGTGAGTGAACCGTGGGCATGGACTCATCATCCAGCTTGGTACAAAGATGTAACCGGACGAGAACCGAAGGAAGCCCTCGAAGAAGCGCGCCGTCAAATTGAGAGCCAGCGTTGA
- the fdxH gene encoding formate dehydrogenase subunit beta produces the protein MSDRETLQVQRISGHPGPVPGAGTQRGERVCKLIDTTTCIGCKACEVACVEWNDMPFQPTMFDNTYQTMPDTHWNYWNLIKFNEVSNSDGSFQWLMRKHQCMHCADPGCMAACPADGAIVQYQNGIVDFRQDNCIGCQFCVSGCPFNVPKFNTSTKKVYKCTLCSDRVGQGLEPACIKACPTGCLHFGTKEDMLMLANRRVKQLQEHSDFKDAGVYDPQTIGGTSVVYVLHDAKNPEKYGGLPSNPSIPPSFTIWKDWFKPLGLIASMAVFAGVILHYVTEGPRRVQPQPPVKEIDGGDARKEN, from the coding sequence ATGAGCGATCGTGAGACGCTGCAAGTTCAAAGGATCTCGGGCCACCCCGGCCCGGTTCCCGGTGCTGGAACACAACGTGGGGAGAGGGTCTGCAAACTGATCGACACGACAACCTGCATCGGATGTAAAGCTTGCGAGGTCGCGTGCGTCGAGTGGAACGACATGCCGTTCCAACCAACGATGTTCGACAACACCTACCAGACGATGCCGGATACCCACTGGAATTATTGGAACCTCATCAAGTTCAATGAGGTGAGCAATAGCGACGGTTCGTTCCAGTGGCTGATGCGCAAGCACCAGTGCATGCACTGTGCCGACCCCGGTTGCATGGCCGCGTGTCCCGCTGACGGGGCGATCGTCCAATACCAGAATGGCATCGTCGATTTTCGGCAGGACAACTGCATCGGTTGCCAGTTTTGCGTTTCCGGCTGTCCGTTCAACGTCCCGAAATTCAACACTTCCACGAAAAAGGTCTACAAATGCACGCTCTGCTCGGATCGTGTAGGTCAGGGCCTCGAACCAGCCTGCATCAAGGCATGCCCTACTGGATGCCTCCACTTCGGAACGAAAGAAGACATGCTCATGCTCGCTAACAGGCGCGTGAAGCAACTGCAGGAGCATTCGGACTTCAAAGATGCGGGCGTCTACGATCCCCAGACTATTGGCGGCACCTCCGTCGTCTACGTGCTCCACGACGCCAAGAACCCGGAAAAGTATGGCGGCCTCCCTTCGAATCCGAGTATTCCACCGAGCTTTACGATTTGGAAAGACTGGTTCAAGCCCCTTGGTCTGATCGCGTCGATGGCGGTTTTCGCTGGTGTCATTCTCCATTACGTAACGGAAGGCCCGCGTCGAGTCCAACCGCAACCTCCGGTGAAGGAAATCGATGGCGGTGACGCGAGGAAGGAGAACTAG